From one Rhineura floridana isolate rRhiFlo1 chromosome 4, rRhiFlo1.hap2, whole genome shotgun sequence genomic stretch:
- the NENF gene encoding neudesin, giving the protein MADGFGLALALLASALLGFQEGMTEQELRFKPAPRHRPVRLFTESELARYNGQEEDQPIYIAVKGVVFDVTAGKEFYGKGAPYNALVGKDSTRGIAKMSLDPVDLTHDTMGLTEEELQSLDDTFNNVYKAKYPIVGYTAQRILNEDGSPNPNFKPEDQPHFVIKDEF; this is encoded by the exons ATGGCCGACGGCTTCGgattggcgctggccctgctagCCTCGGCCCTACTGGGCTTCCAAGAGGGGATGACCGAGCAGGAGCTGCGCTTCAAACCCGCACCCCGCCACAGACCCGTGCGGCTTTTCACCGAATCCGAGCTGGCGAGATACAACGGGCAGGAG GAGGATCAACCTATTTATATAGCTGTGAAAGGTGTGGTGTTTGATGTCACGGCTGGAAAAG AGTTTTATGGGAAAGGAGCACCATACAATGCGCTTGTTGGCAAAGACTCCACACGAGGAATTGCAAAGATGTCACTTGATCCAGTGGATCTCACACATGATACA ATGGGACTAACAGAAGAGGAGCTGCAGTCTCTGGATGACACATTCAATAATGTCTACAAAGCCAAATATCCTATTGTTGGCTATACTGCCCAAAGAAttctcaatgaagatggcagccctaATCCAAACTTCAAACCTGAAGATCAGCCACACTTCGTCATTAAGGATGAGTTTTGA